From the genome of Cydia pomonella isolate Wapato2018A chromosome 1, ilCydPomo1, whole genome shotgun sequence:
AACAAACTTTTAAAAGCAGTAAAAAACTACCTTATTTATTAAGGAACAAAGCCGAGTCTTGAAAGAGCCAGATATACGAACAATTATGTGGTTAAATATCAACCAATCAGCATAAAGGACGTCGAAATGTCATCCAATCGGGCCTTCGCTTGTTGCAAGTTAGGGCCTATGGTTAGAGTTAATTTTATGGGTTATGTTATCTAGAATTACGTAGACTGCCAGTCTCTGTCCCATTTGCATAGCGAGCGGCTGGCATATCGTATGAGCCTAGAAGCGTTCTTGTCGAACAACATTCCCTTCGCATCTATCCATAGTTTTATGTGtatgtaaatttaaattacttgCTGCACGGCCATTGCCAATATTGTTAGTTATTGGCATTTATTCAACTTTAATAAGAATGTGTCATTCGACCAGATTgttatgaaaacattttttaatggCAACAACTGAAGTTTTGTCGCATTATACCTTATAGGAATAATAGTGCGTTTAATTAAGAGTttattgagaaataaaaaatcatgtttttgaGTTAAAAGGATACCCCTAGGTGAATTTCTTGGCTACAATGATTACTAAATATGTTGGGATTTATctataatcgcttaccatcaggcgattgaTTCTTACTTATATGTCGTTTGCAtcctatttcataaaaaaaaccggccaagtgcgagtcggactcgcataggaagggttccgtaccattctccataaaaacggtcacccatccaagtactgaccccgcccgacgttgcttaacttcggtgattggatgagaacctcgagattggaaagaaatatttattttattctgtttttagggttccgtacccaaagggtccgacgggaccctattactgagactccgctgtccgtccttccgtccttccgtccgtccgtccgtccgtccgtctgtcaccaggctgtatctcatgaaccgtgatagttagccagttgaaatttctacagattatgtatttatattgccgctataacaacaaatactaaaaatagaataaaataaatatttctttccaatttcgaggttctcatccaatcaccgatgTTAAGCAACGTCAGGCGGAGTCAGTACTTGGATgcgtgaccgtttttatagttAATGGTACCTATGGAACCCTTCCTGTGAGAGTCCGaatcgcacttgcccggtttttagtattagttgttatagcggcaacagaaatcttatacctttaaacgagcaattcttgtatatatatatatatatttctgttatctcggaaacggctctaaagatttcgctgaaatttggtatatgggggtttttgagggtatacaatcgatctagattagtcttatgtttgggaaaacgcgtgtttttgagttttcatgcgtttttctttcgacgcagaatatggtcgctaatttcgtgttaccggccactgtccgtctggtccagcgggttaagacgtgAACGGCTAGAAATGACTaactttcgtttttttttatatgttcaagtttatatataattttttaatttttattgtttcagacaagtttaatttagtaaaaaaatgtagttaatgtttgagataacaatatatatttctcataaatatgtcTAACATTTACCTATACTGATTACGTGAATAAGATTTATGctttcgagtttttattttatcgagacataaaaaaatcatatcagTTTTTAGGATCACTGAAATCAAACACCTGATCTACAcagaaatcgattgtaaataataataattgtcagttcacattttactttttaagtatatgtagattatcacctatacaccaccatactcgtattacaataaatagttataaccgagcaaagctcggtcgcccaggtactacatagtaatctgtagaaatttcaactggctaactatcaccgttcacgagatacagcctggtgacagacggacggatgaacggacggacagacagcggagtctcagtaatagggtcccgacccttttgaccctttgggtatggaaccctaaaaaaacaactAAGGAACAAGAAGTATAAAGTTATGAACCTATGAATGCGAGTAGGGGTAAACTGCCCACAGTCCGTTTGAATTAAACGGATGTGTTTACTGAATGTTTGGATTAATTATAGTGGTCCTTTCACACGGACCGGTTGGCGTCCGGTGCGGATGCCCGGCCGCTCGAGAAAGTGGACCAGTGTGTGCGTTCCCTTACCCGCAAGATAGTTAATAATAAGTATGTGGTAGTTAGAGCTAGATTAACTATGTTAGTGCGAAATCTGCTACTAGTCTCGAGGACGTCGATTAAACCCAACATAACATATGGGAGTAATGTTTGTCATTGTGGGATGGGAATAATGTGTGGCGACttgtactcgtatgtatatAGGGTAGGTATTATACGTCGCATGAATATCAGAGTAGACCTTTACAAAAATATCTACACAAGTATCATTCTGACGTCAATGTATGTACGtccgaattggcctgtatgcATTTCCATGAGACTTATCTCATGGAAATGCATACAGGCCCCTTTGCTTCACCCTTAGGTGAAGCTACTCGTAAAGTAGCTAGTGTTTAAATCTAAGACAATGATTTTCAAATATCCCGGTATGCCGTTAATCTCCATAGGTTACGAACAGGACGATGCAACCCCGTTCGAAAGTGAACTATTGACCGGGCCAGGAAGGAAGCTTCCTTCCTTGGCATTCAGGAGCCTCCATTAAGTGCATCTGCACTTATTCATTGCCTTTCTATAGCGGGGCAACGGACTGTAAGCCGAAGAGTCGCCGGCGGGGCACGGTGCACTGTCTGCGGGCAGTGTGCTTGTTGCATACATTTTATGAATAGGGGTCGCATCACTCAACTAATTGGAACTTACTTAATTTGAATACCTTTTGACACGGCGGAATTAACATGAAAACTGAAACTGTAACAACGTTCCTAATATACGAGTAATGTGGCAAGGAAAATCAAGAGTGGCGGGAGTGTGCATTAGATAAGACCAAATGGCGGGAGAGAGGGCAGGCCTTTTCCCAGCAGTTGGGAGTGGAACACACCTTCAGACTAAAACAATGAAGGAATATCGGGCGGGCCTATGCCCATTCCTTACGTGACGTATCTATGTCGACAACATACAATTGGGAGTGTTATTCTGGTAGTGTATATCTAAGGATTTCGAGCATCACCTAACGCCGTGGGCGCTGTTATCCAGATCCTCAGGTGGATACTCACTGGacaatataagtaattattctttttatgtaattatattcctttaaacttgtctaaataTTTCTCTAAAGTCTAAAATTAAACAGGTTGCCTACAAATTGCGAATCGTATTTAGTGTAAGGTATAAAAAATAACGGGAGACTTATGAAATCATCTCGGCGTCTGTCACAGGTAATTTTACTTCTAATTTTCGTGTTAATAGTAAATACGAATAAACAGTATTATAAGCAACAATAATAACAACAGTAAAATATATTGcaataacaaaattaacaatACACAATGTAATAAACGGTAAAGATACAAGGTAAATAATcccataataataaaaacactccAGTACTTAAAAGTAAGAAAGGTGGTTTATATCCCACGGGAACAGCTCTGCAAAAAACTGGATCTTTCATTCAGTGTCGAACCAATACCGAATTGGGATAGACGTTTTTTGATCAAATGCACCCCGAGTTGTACTTTTCTTCTACGTTACCGAAAATGGctcattattatatttgtatgtattatgtTTTTGTCACGTAGACTTTTGATCATTACATTCATTACACTCTAAATCTATATACCTATACcaaactatacatatatatgcttAGTATATGCTTTTTAGATATAGACAGTGCTTATAACAATGTTCTTATAGAAAAAGTGGTTTCCACATTAGATAATTTATCTGTTGGCTCTAaactttgtacctacttatggGAGTTCCTGAGTAATAGAAAGCTGAAAATAAAAAGTGAGACCACAGATAGGTTTGTCAGATGGTGTAGTAGGGGCCTGGCTCAGGGTGATCCTATATCCCCATTATTATTCAATATAGTCACACATAGAATagcaaaactaactaaaaacgTAATGTTATCACAATATGCAGATGACTttgtcatatacaaaaaatcTCACAGTTTAAGCGAGAGTATTTTTCTGGTCCAGAATTCACTTAATGAGACTACAAAGATGTTTGAACAATTAGGTTTAGAGATATCAGCTAGCAAAACTaaagtttgtttatttactCGTGGACGCAAAGTACAGTCGATCGatttgaaacataataataaccCGATTCGTACAGTGGACAAAGTTAAATACCTAGGATTCTGGTTAGATAaggctttattatttagtttacaTATAAATGAGATGAGGGTGAACATTTCTAAGTACTTGaacaaatttaaagttttgacaGGACCGTCATGGGGAGTTCACCCGTCACATTTGAGAAGGTTATACATAGCTTTAATCAGAAGTAGACTGGACTATGCATGTTTCCTTTATGATTGTAGTGCTGAGTCACATGTAATAAAGTTAGACAGGCTTCAAAATCAAGCGTTAAGAATAATTGGCGGTTTTATTAAATCAACGCCAATTCACGTGATGGAAAGTGAGCTTTGTCTACTACCCCTATATTTACGCAGATCCTTTTTAGcttataaatattgtttaaagtgtctAACATGGACAAAGAACAATACTGTAGAACTTTTAATGTTGCTAGACGTTTCATCTCAGAATCGGTACTGGAGGAAAAAGAAAACTCCACTTCTAATGACTGTCTACCATGATATTAAAGATGAAAGGATATCTATGTCGAATCCTCTTAAGATGTTTTGTTTAGAAACCTGGGTCTCAAATATAGATGTCAAAGATGCAATTATCACAGATTTAGGTGTAGCTAAGCATCCGAAAAATACATACTACCCTTGTGATCTTAGGAATATCGTCTCATGTGAATTAAGTGAAAAATACAAGGATTGGCACACAATCTATACAGATGGGTCCAAAAGCGAAAGTAATTTAGGAGCTGCGTACCATGACCCGATATGTAATGTAAACATCTCTTATAAAATAACGTCAGAAATATGTATTATGTCGGCTGAACTATTTGCCATCTCAGAAGCCATATCATATGCAGTTAGTTCAAAACTAACAAAAGTTGTAATATTGACAGATAGCAAAAGTGCCTTGCAGCATGTAGCTCGCTGCACCTCTGGCACCAGAGGCACAGCGCTAGCGTACACAGTGCTACAGAAATTAAGAAGAATACCTGCCGATATGGTGCTGAGATTGCAGTGGATTCCCTCACATATAGGATTAAGAGGTAATGACGAGGTTGACAAGTTAGCCAAAGCTGCCTGCACGAGAGGGGCGGAGGTATATGTTACTCCAGAGTTTACAGAAAAACTACATATATACAGTAGAAAAACACGATGTACCTGGAAGGAACATTTTGACGAACGTTGCAAGGAGAAAGGTGTGTGGTACAAAAGTATGCAATGTGAACCTCCTCATATACCTTGGTTCACAAAAGCAGATTTAAGTAGGAAATTAATTAAGATAGCTTTAAGGTTACGTTCTGGACACattccgcttaacaagtttgcTTACTTGATGAAAAAAGAACCATCGCCAAACTGTGAGGCCTGCAATAAAATAGAAGACGTTCAGCATGTTTTGACGGAATGTGTACGGAATGAAGGCGAAAGATTAGCTCTGTTTCGCTT
Proteins encoded in this window:
- the LOC133529192 gene encoding uncharacterized protein LOC133529192, whose amino-acid sequence is MLSQYADDFVIYKKSHSLSESIFLVQNSLNETTKMFEQLGLEISASKTKVCLFTRGRKVQSIDLKHNNNPIRTVDKVKYLGFWLDKALLFSLHINEMRVNISKYLNKFKVLTGPSWGVHPSHLRRLYIALIRSRLDYACFLYDCSAESHVIKLDRLQNQALRIIGGFIKSTPIHVMESELCLLPLYLRRSFLAYKYCLKCLTWTKNNTVELLMLLDVSSQNRYWRKKKTPLLMTVYHDIKDERISMSNPLKMFCLETWVSNIDVKDAIITDLGVAKHPKNTYYPCDLRNIVSCELSEKYKDWHTIYTDGSKSESNLGAAYHDPICNVNISYKITSEICIMSAELFAISEAISYAVSSKLTKVVILTDSKSALQHVARCTSGTRGTALAYTVLQKLRRIPADMVLRLQWIPSHIGLRGNDEVDKLAKAACTRGAEVYVTPEFTEKLHIYSRKTRCTWKEHFDERCKEKGVWYKSMQCEPPHIPWFTKADLSRKLIKIALRLRSGHIPLNKFAYLMKKEPSPNCEACNKIEDVQHVLTECVRNEGERLALFRLLSLNRLDMECIAEGSKMSGVFPRRTALMRLDNGADIKELTETTQELPY